A DNA window from Hordeum vulgare subsp. vulgare chromosome 1H, MorexV3_pseudomolecules_assembly, whole genome shotgun sequence contains the following coding sequences:
- the LOC123427668 gene encoding mannosyl-oligosaccharide 1,2-alpha-mannosidase MNS3 isoform X1, producing MSGGSAPLPYSMRDVDGGAYNNAKFRQRSRLKMVTQALISKSSKYQFGKFTLGKFLSLLMVSGLIYLVAHKSSKGFVSGELHDKEVESRHASKDSPTTRTFWRKPPRLPPRLPPNEIYKNSSMLHHPPSSEWTSRQKKVKEAFGHAWSGYRNYAMGHDELMPLSRRGVDGLGGLGATVVDSLDTAIIMGADDIVSEASKWIEDNLMKKISEKGQVNLFETTIRVLGGLLSAYHLSGGDQAGGGDSGIAVTPNKTNPDRLLAVSKDLADRLLLAFTSSPSAIPFSDVVLRDRSAHASPDGLSSTSEATTLQLEFSYLSRISGDPKYDSETMKVLEHMRTLPTVEGLVPIYINPYSGQFSGENIRLGSRGDSYYEYLLKVWMQQENYRNTSLKYLFEMYTEAMKGVKHLLVRKTTPNGLVFVGELPNGRNGAFSPKMDHLVCFLPGTLALGATKGITKKKALESNLLTNEDIENLQLAEDLAKTCVEMYFVTSTGLAPEIAYFHIEGNPEGGPDGGNKSSEYISDITIKPLDRHNLLRPETVESLFVLHRITEDPKYREWGWQIFQAFEKYTKVDSGGYTSLDDVTSLPPPRRDKMETFFLGETLKYLYLLFGESNILPLDKYVFNTEAHPLPVIPSVVQVSNTV from the exons ATGAGCGGCGGCTCGGCCCCCCTCCCCTACTCGATGCGAGATGTGGATGGCGGCGCCTACAACAACGCCAAGTTCCGCCAACGATCTCGCCTCAAG ATGGTTACCCAGGCTCTTATTTCTAAGAGCAGCAAGTATCAATTTGGAAAATTCACCCTTGGGAAATTCTTGAGTCTTTTAATGGTTTCTGGCTTAATATACTTGGTTGCGCACAAAAGTTCTAAGGGTTTTGTATCTGGTGAGCTCCATGACAAAGAAGTAGAGAGTAGACATGCGAGTAAAGATTCTCCCACTACCCGTACATTCTGGAGAAAGCCACCAAGGCTACCTCCACGTCTTCCTCCAAATGAAATATATAAGAACAGTTCAATGCTTCACCACCCCCCTTCATCCGAGTGGACATCCAGGCAGAAGAAAGTTAAAGAAGCATTCGGACATGCATGGTCTGGCTACCGAAATTATGCGATGGGTCATGATGAGCTTATGCCTTTGAGTCGCAGAGGTGTAGACGGATTAGGTGGTCTAGGTGCTACTGTTGTGGATTCTTTAGACACTGCAATAATAATGGGTGCCGACGATATTGTGTCTGAAGCATcaaaatggattgaagacaaCCTAATGAAAAAGATCAGCGAGAAAGGGCAGGTCAACTTATTTGAAACCACTATCCGTGTCTTGGGAGGGCTTCTTAGTGCGTATCATTTGAGTGGTGGAGACCAAGCAGGAGGAGGTGATTCCGGGATAGCAGTAACACCTAACAAGACTAATCCAGATCGTCTTCTGGCAGTCTCAAAGGATTTAGCAGACAGATTATTGTTAGCTTTTACATCAAGTCCATCAGCTATACCTTTTAGCGACGTTGTTCTTCGTGATCGTTCTGCACATGCATCCCCTGATGGCTTAAGCAGTACCTCTGAGGCTACAACATTGCAACTGGAGTTCAGTTACCTTAGCAGAATATCAGGAGATCCAAAGTATGACTCAGAGACAATGAAGGTGTTGGAGCATATGCGAACACTCCCAACAGTGGAGGGTTTGGTGCCTATTTATATTAA TCCCTACTCTGGCCAGTTTAGCGGAGAGAATATTCGACTAGGGTCGCGTGGTGACAGTTACTATGAGTACCTATTAAAAGTTTGGATGCAGCAAGAAAATTATCGTAACACTAGCTTGAAGTATCTATTTGAAATGTATACGGAAGCGATGAAAGGGGTCAAGCATCTTCTTGTTCGAAAAACTACTCCAAATGGGTTAGTTTTTGTTGGGGAGCTTCCAAATGGACGAAATGGTGCTTTTAGCCCTAAAATGGATCACCTG GTTTGTTTTCTTCCTGGCACCCTTGCTCTGGGTGCAACAAAGGGGATCACTAAGAAAAAGGCTCTTGAAAGTAATCTTCTAACTAATGAAGACATAGAAAATCTTCAGCTTGCTGAAGATCTGGCTAAAACTTGTGTCGAAATGTACTTTGTGACTTCTACTGGACTTGCTCCTGAAATTGCTTATTTTCACATTGAG GGTAATCCTGAAGGTGGACCTGATGGTGGGAACAAAAGTTCTGAATATATTAGTGACATCACAATCAAGCCTCTTGATCGTCACAACCTTTTACGCCCAGAGACTGTGGAATCCCTGTTTGTTTTGCATAGAATCACAGAGGATCCAAA GTATAGGGAGTGGGGTTGGCAAATTTTTCAGGCCTTTGAGAAGTATACAAAAGTCGACTCTGGTGGTTATACTTCACTGGATGATGTCACAAGCCTACCTCCACCTAGGAGAGACAAAATGGAAACCTTCTTCCTGGGTGAAACATTGAAGTACCTGTATTTGCTGTTTGGTGAAAGTAATATTCTTCCACTGGACAAGTATGTATTTAATACTGAGGCCCACCCACTTCCGGTCATTCCCTCTGTGGTACAGGTTTCAAATACCGTATAG
- the LOC123427668 gene encoding mannosyl-oligosaccharide 1,2-alpha-mannosidase MNS3 isoform X2 — protein sequence MSGGSAPLPYSMRDVDGGAYNNAKFRQRSRLKMVTQALISKSSKYQFGKFTLGKFLSLLMVSGLIYLVAHKSSKGFVSGELHDKEVESRHASKDSPTTRTFWRKPPRLPPRLPPNEIYKNSSMLHHPPSSEWTSRQKKVKEAFGHAWSGYRNYAMGHDELMPLSRRGVDGLGGLGATVVDSLDTAIIMGADDIVSEASKWIEDNLMKKISEKGQVNLFETTIRVLGGLLSAYHLSGGDQAGGGDSGIAVTPNKTNPDRLLAVSKDLADRLLLAFTSSPSAIPFSDVVLRDRSAHASPDGLSSTSEATTLQLEFSYLSRISGDPKYDSETMKVLEHMRTLPTVEGLVPIYINPYSGQFSGENIRLGSRGDSYYEYLLKVWMQQENYRNTSLKYLFEMYTEAMKGVKHLLVRKTTPNGLVFVGELPNGRNGAFSPKMDHLVCFLPGTLALGATKGITKKKALESNLLTNEDIENLQLAEDLAKTCVEMYFVTSTGLAPEIAYFHIEGNPEGGPDGGNKSSEYISDITIKPLDRHNLLRPETVESLFVLHRITEDPKYREWGWQIFQAFEKYTKVDSGGYTSLDDVTSLPPPRRDKMETFFLGETLKYLYLLFGESNILPLDKYVFNTEAHPLPVIPSVVQVYPFSQENCPCLFAKTLVITWINSVEPHMQDFFT from the exons ATGAGCGGCGGCTCGGCCCCCCTCCCCTACTCGATGCGAGATGTGGATGGCGGCGCCTACAACAACGCCAAGTTCCGCCAACGATCTCGCCTCAAG ATGGTTACCCAGGCTCTTATTTCTAAGAGCAGCAAGTATCAATTTGGAAAATTCACCCTTGGGAAATTCTTGAGTCTTTTAATGGTTTCTGGCTTAATATACTTGGTTGCGCACAAAAGTTCTAAGGGTTTTGTATCTGGTGAGCTCCATGACAAAGAAGTAGAGAGTAGACATGCGAGTAAAGATTCTCCCACTACCCGTACATTCTGGAGAAAGCCACCAAGGCTACCTCCACGTCTTCCTCCAAATGAAATATATAAGAACAGTTCAATGCTTCACCACCCCCCTTCATCCGAGTGGACATCCAGGCAGAAGAAAGTTAAAGAAGCATTCGGACATGCATGGTCTGGCTACCGAAATTATGCGATGGGTCATGATGAGCTTATGCCTTTGAGTCGCAGAGGTGTAGACGGATTAGGTGGTCTAGGTGCTACTGTTGTGGATTCTTTAGACACTGCAATAATAATGGGTGCCGACGATATTGTGTCTGAAGCATcaaaatggattgaagacaaCCTAATGAAAAAGATCAGCGAGAAAGGGCAGGTCAACTTATTTGAAACCACTATCCGTGTCTTGGGAGGGCTTCTTAGTGCGTATCATTTGAGTGGTGGAGACCAAGCAGGAGGAGGTGATTCCGGGATAGCAGTAACACCTAACAAGACTAATCCAGATCGTCTTCTGGCAGTCTCAAAGGATTTAGCAGACAGATTATTGTTAGCTTTTACATCAAGTCCATCAGCTATACCTTTTAGCGACGTTGTTCTTCGTGATCGTTCTGCACATGCATCCCCTGATGGCTTAAGCAGTACCTCTGAGGCTACAACATTGCAACTGGAGTTCAGTTACCTTAGCAGAATATCAGGAGATCCAAAGTATGACTCAGAGACAATGAAGGTGTTGGAGCATATGCGAACACTCCCAACAGTGGAGGGTTTGGTGCCTATTTATATTAA TCCCTACTCTGGCCAGTTTAGCGGAGAGAATATTCGACTAGGGTCGCGTGGTGACAGTTACTATGAGTACCTATTAAAAGTTTGGATGCAGCAAGAAAATTATCGTAACACTAGCTTGAAGTATCTATTTGAAATGTATACGGAAGCGATGAAAGGGGTCAAGCATCTTCTTGTTCGAAAAACTACTCCAAATGGGTTAGTTTTTGTTGGGGAGCTTCCAAATGGACGAAATGGTGCTTTTAGCCCTAAAATGGATCACCTG GTTTGTTTTCTTCCTGGCACCCTTGCTCTGGGTGCAACAAAGGGGATCACTAAGAAAAAGGCTCTTGAAAGTAATCTTCTAACTAATGAAGACATAGAAAATCTTCAGCTTGCTGAAGATCTGGCTAAAACTTGTGTCGAAATGTACTTTGTGACTTCTACTGGACTTGCTCCTGAAATTGCTTATTTTCACATTGAG GGTAATCCTGAAGGTGGACCTGATGGTGGGAACAAAAGTTCTGAATATATTAGTGACATCACAATCAAGCCTCTTGATCGTCACAACCTTTTACGCCCAGAGACTGTGGAATCCCTGTTTGTTTTGCATAGAATCACAGAGGATCCAAA GTATAGGGAGTGGGGTTGGCAAATTTTTCAGGCCTTTGAGAAGTATACAAAAGTCGACTCTGGTGGTTATACTTCACTGGATGATGTCACAAGCCTACCTCCACCTAGGAGAGACAAAATGGAAACCTTCTTCCTGGGTGAAACATTGAAGTACCTGTATTTGCTGTTTGGTGAAAGTAATATTCTTCCACTGGACAAGTATGTATTTAATACTGAGGCCCACCCACTTCCGGTCATTCCCTCTGTGGTACAG GTATACCCTTTCTCTCAAGAGAACTGCCCATGCTTATTTGCAAAGACATTAGTGATAACATGGATAAACTCTGTAGAACCACACATGCAAGATTTTTTCACATAG